A genomic window from Triticum urartu cultivar G1812 chromosome 7, Tu2.1, whole genome shotgun sequence includes:
- the LOC125520767 gene encoding histone H3.2, whose protein sequence is MARTKQTARKSTGGKAPRKQLATKAARKSAPATGGVKKPHRFRPGTVALREIRKYQKSTELLIRKLPFQRLVREIAQDFKTDLRFQSSAVSALQEAAEAYLVGLFEDTNLCAIHAKRVTIMPKDIQLARRIRGERA, encoded by the coding sequence ATGGCCCGCACGAAGCAGACGGCCCGCAAGTCCACCGGCGGCAAGGCGCCCAGGAAGCAGCTCGCCACCAAGGCTGCTCGCAAGTCGGCGCCGGCGACCGGCGGCGTGAAGAAGCCCCACCGCTTCAGGCCGGGAACCGTCGCCCTCCGTGAGATCCGCAAGTACCAGAAGAGCACGGAGCTGCTCATCCGCAAGCTCCCCTTCCAGCGTCTGGTGCGGGAGATCGCGCAGGACTTCAAGACCGACCTCCGCTTCCAGTCCTCCGCCGTCTCTGCGCTGCAGGAGGCCGCCGAGGCGTACCTGGTGGGGCTGTTCGAGGACACCAACCTGTGCGCCATCCACGCCAAGCGCGTCACCATCATGCCCAAGGACATCCAGCTCGCCCGCCGCATCCGTGGGGAGCGCGCCTAG